The Candidatus Methylomirabilota bacterium genome contains the following window.
CGGCGTAGTAGACCGCCGACATGGTGGAGGCCGGCACCGAGTTGAAGGGCCCGCGCACCTGCGGGTCGCTGCCGGTGAAGTCGAAGGTCATGGCCGAGCCGCGCACGCGCAGCGTGACCGCGATCTTGACCGGCTGGCCGATGTTCACGCCGTCGTCGTCCAGCCAGTCCTCGAAGGCGTAATCCCCGTCGGGGATGGCCTCGATCTGCGCGCGGGTGAGGCGCTCGGCCCGCGCCAGCAGCTCCTCGATGTAGGCCACCACCGTGTCGGCGCCGTGCGCGGCGAACAGCTCGCGCAGGCGGACGCCGCCGAGCCGCCCCGCCGCCACCTGGGCCATCAGATCACCGGTGAACACATCCGGCAGGCGCACGTTGCGGGTGAGCAGGCGGAAGAGGTTCTCGTCCAGCGCGCCGGCGCGGAAGAGCTGGGTGGGCGGGATGATGACGCCTTCCTGGTAGAGCTCGGTGGCGTCGGTGGGCACGCTGCCCGGGGTGCGGCCGCCCACGTCCTGGTGGTGGCACATGGTGCAGGCCAGGGCGACGGCGCGGCCGTCGG
Protein-coding sequences here:
- a CDS encoding hydantoinase B/oxoprolinase family protein, whose protein sequence is MTIDPILLEVLRNRLDAIADEMELTLLKSAASPIVKEGLDASAALFNTRGETIAQAAAIPIHLGALQFAAQRIVRAFPPETMHEGDAFLLNDPYDGGTHLPDITLAVPVFADGRAVALACTMCHHQDVGGRTPGSVPTDATELYQEGVIIPPTQLFRAGALDENLFRLLTRNVRLPDVFTGDLMAQVAAGRLGGVRLRELFAAHGADTVVAYIEELLARAERLTRAQIEAIPDGDYAFEDWLDDDGVNIGQPVKIAVTLRVRGSAMTFDFTGSDPQVRGPFNSVPASTMSAVYYAVRAISDASIPNNGGCFRAVDAVLPEGTIVNPRPPAPVSCRTA